In the genome of Paenibacillus sp. FSL R5-0766, one region contains:
- a CDS encoding LLM class flavin-dependent oxidoreductase yields MKFALFSLMMNLPNAVTGEALTTQQKFHNILEQAKLAERLGFDAYGIGERHGAPFLSSSPPVVLTAIAAATTRIRLLTTVTVLSILDPVRVAEDYATLDQLSGGRLEMIIGKGNDPRHYPLFGIREEEQWDSLDERYHLLKRLWSEENVTWQGTYRPPLDGVTTWPRPLQQSIPIWHGSASSTVSTELAAKYGEPLFTSNSFHPQAKYKALIDHYRERLDYYGHDPQQAVIGSGAGSLYLADTGGEAIRRYKPYYEAFHATAAAQHNQSPFTNLEDNIARGPALIGSSEQVIEKILDYHAAYGHQVLSISVDGLTHSEQLEQVERFAKEVAPVLRRELPSSVWNEPPVLTQHSSFLSSNATDSWPTAISPIFQV; encoded by the coding sequence ATGAAATTTGCCTTGTTTAGTCTCATGATGAATCTGCCTAACGCCGTAACCGGGGAAGCTCTGACAACTCAGCAGAAATTCCACAATATATTAGAGCAGGCAAAGCTGGCTGAACGACTGGGATTCGATGCCTATGGAATCGGTGAACGACACGGTGCGCCTTTTCTATCTTCCTCGCCACCTGTCGTATTAACCGCAATAGCCGCAGCAACCACACGCATTCGGTTACTAACCACCGTCACTGTGCTTAGTATACTTGATCCAGTCCGGGTTGCCGAGGATTATGCCACGTTGGATCAATTATCGGGCGGACGGCTGGAGATGATCATCGGGAAAGGCAATGACCCTCGGCACTATCCGCTGTTCGGCATACGCGAAGAGGAACAGTGGGACTCACTCGATGAACGCTACCATCTGCTAAAACGGCTGTGGTCTGAAGAGAATGTAACCTGGCAGGGAACATATCGCCCTCCGCTTGATGGAGTGACCACGTGGCCCAGGCCGCTTCAGCAATCCATCCCCATCTGGCATGGTAGCGCGTCGAGCACGGTCTCGACCGAACTCGCTGCCAAATATGGCGAGCCGCTCTTTACGTCGAATTCTTTTCACCCGCAAGCCAAATACAAAGCGTTGATTGATCATTATCGGGAGCGCCTCGATTATTATGGTCATGATCCGCAGCAAGCAGTGATTGGCTCTGGTGCTGGCAGTCTCTATCTTGCGGATACGGGTGGAGAAGCCATTCGCCGCTATAAGCCATATTATGAAGCGTTCCATGCCACTGCCGCCGCACAGCATAACCAGTCGCCCTTCACCAATCTGGAAGATAACATTGCACGAGGTCCCGCTTTAATCGGCAGTTCGGAGCAGGTCATTGAGAAAATTCTGGACTATCATGCCGCTTACGGACATCAGGTGCTGAGTATCAGCGTAGATGGACTGACCCATAGCGAGCAGTTGGAGCAAGTAGAGCGTTTTGCCAAGGAAGTTGCCCCTGTATTACGCCGCGAACTGCCCAGTTCGGTATGGAATGAACCCCCGGTGTTAACCCAGCACTCATCCTTCCTTTCCTCTAATGCTACAGATTCGTGGCCCACAGCCATCTCACCTATATTCCAGGTCTAA
- a CDS encoding transcriptional regulator, translating to MKLEEGYFYEIYGAECFVESAPHWRRLEPFLQRCAELDKLECIHKVIQEVTDDRSYISELFEMAEGMLERGQTKAARMLYECVAECEKYQHSERLALCQYRIFTLSLGQDQHENLRAAVHFEPYINRLDEERQLDAIKDLANTYASLRYWEKVFNLAEELDQKTKILQSYTKKKIDKSDRLTAYPLFVYRAYSNLLKSSVCEKQGRYEEALVYTELYAKLSKVSGLDEEDQLFIDKFAGWAEANTYLYKLMMGDHTVLPAYIEFIEKNEEEILPAIINILEAANKFDQNIDDILYKFSDRINSEINCLEGYTEQMKNEVYAAFLLERSLYHLNRYEYQEGLKQLIHCLRESVRFNNQTDIIHCISLYEKYKNMGTTEIEHQYKIIMMEVQKAYEKKENILYNLA from the coding sequence ATGAAGCTGGAAGAGGGGTATTTCTACGAGATTTATGGGGCTGAATGTTTCGTGGAATCGGCACCTCATTGGAGGAGACTGGAACCTTTCCTGCAACGCTGTGCTGAATTGGACAAGCTGGAATGTATTCATAAGGTTATCCAGGAAGTGACGGATGATCGCTCGTATATCTCGGAGTTGTTCGAGATGGCGGAAGGCATGCTTGAACGTGGACAGACGAAGGCTGCACGGATGTTGTACGAATGTGTGGCGGAGTGTGAGAAATACCAACACTCGGAACGTCTGGCTCTGTGCCAGTATCGCATCTTCACGTTATCTCTCGGTCAGGACCAGCATGAGAATCTTCGTGCAGCCGTTCATTTTGAACCATATATTAATCGGCTGGATGAGGAACGGCAACTGGATGCGATTAAGGATTTGGCGAATACGTATGCGTCTCTTCGATATTGGGAAAAGGTATTTAATTTGGCTGAAGAATTAGATCAGAAAACGAAAATTTTGCAGTCATATACAAAGAAAAAAATAGACAAAAGTGATAGACTTACCGCCTATCCTTTGTTTGTATATAGAGCTTATTCAAATTTACTTAAATCATCGGTATGTGAGAAGCAGGGGCGGTATGAAGAGGCTTTAGTCTATACAGAGCTCTATGCCAAACTTTCTAAAGTCTCTGGACTGGATGAAGAAGATCAATTATTTATTGATAAATTTGCTGGATGGGCGGAAGCCAATACTTATTTATATAAATTAATGATGGGTGACCACACTGTTTTACCTGCTTATATAGAATTTATTGAAAAGAATGAAGAGGAAATTTTACCTGCAATCATTAATATTTTGGAGGCAGCTAATAAATTTGATCAAAATATTGATGATATTTTGTATAAGTTCAGCGATAGAATTAATTCGGAAATTAACTGTTTAGAAGGATACACTGAACAGATGAAAAATGAAGTTTATGCTGCATTTTTGTTAGAACGTTCTCTCTATCACTTAAATCGTTATGAATATCAAGAGGGTTTGAAGCAACTTATACACTGTCTGAGAGAGTCTGTACGATTTAACAATCAAACAGATATCATTCACTGTATTTCCTTGTATGAGAAGTACAAAAACATGGGCACCACTGAAATCGAGCATCAGTACAAAATTATAATGATGGAGGTTCAGAAAGCTTATGAGAAAAAGGAAAATATACTATATAATCTTGCTTAG
- a CDS encoding pyruvate kinase, which yields MQIDIQKLYDKYITLNIPNPFTLEQIHDRLTKKYYAEKVDLEEFSDLRNDPHAGFDQAVAAYVFKDERGTKQLISLNKDEDIHEPLEFAWIINSTVRGFSLLLTLEIDVFYGMVESEMILGNQCFEEYLILLYLTGYIEFENDSFINLLRARYREGYRLRYFGMQNGDENYLYK from the coding sequence TTGCAGATTGATATTCAGAAGCTTTACGACAAATATATAACGTTAAACATCCCTAATCCATTCACTTTAGAGCAAATTCATGATCGACTAACCAAGAAATACTACGCTGAGAAGGTAGATTTAGAAGAGTTTTCCGACTTGCGCAACGACCCTCATGCGGGATTTGATCAGGCGGTTGCAGCTTATGTATTTAAGGATGAGAGGGGAACCAAGCAATTAATTAGCCTGAACAAGGATGAAGATATCCATGAGCCGCTGGAATTTGCATGGATAATCAATTCCACTGTGCGAGGATTTTCTCTTCTATTAACTCTTGAAATCGATGTATTTTATGGGATGGTAGAGAGTGAGATGATTCTTGGCAATCAATGTTTTGAGGAATATCTGATCCTACTCTATTTAACAGGTTACATTGAGTTTGAGAATGACTCTTTCATTAATCTATTGCGTGCTCGTTATCGAGAGGGCTACAGACTTCGTTATTTTGGTATGCAGAACGGTGATGAAAATTATCTATACAAATAG
- a CDS encoding aspartyl-phosphate phosphatase Spo0E family protein, with amino-acid sequence MSEPVQITDKIERNRQELSRLAENHGMQDNKVLRQSMVLDELINEYNRFKYKSHLRNRQPIA; translated from the coding sequence GTGAGTGAACCGGTACAGATCACAGATAAAATCGAACGGAACAGGCAAGAGTTGAGTCGTTTGGCGGAGAATCATGGCATGCAGGACAACAAAGTCCTCCGACAGTCCATGGTACTGGACGAGCTTATTAATGAATATAATCGATTCAAATATAAAAGCCATCTCAGGAACAGACAACCGATTGCATAA
- a CDS encoding sensor histidine kinase yields the protein MIDKVRIFFGKNVNLRTKLLLLFLALTLLPLSLQGLMNYKHFSKTMDRKTEQFTIELVRQINANLNRLLKDYERLSLLPLYDQMVLGILGKYNASMGSGTWARSEDYLKMNLYTSGQAYDRPEIRGIHLISNSGILFSNLDSLAVKPVWDSRQDDWFAELEDSEGTWRLLPPHHPSYYTGGQQESYISVGRVLRDPGTLQRLGYILIDIRLEAFGQLLSNLNYEQDASLMIVDSKQRLLFERTSTGGMSAYDQLLMQGQLQSYAGNQKVVLDGQPYLYVQHHSSYSGLSVISLTPIAVIQKESGEMLTFTIWFAVLCMAGIAILAVLLSYRITRPLIRLKHHMIRVEQGDFSQRVSHFSSDEFGQISRGFNRMMEEIHRLFNEVFLLGIQEREAELSALQSQMNPHFIYNTLESINMMAIRQKHAEVSDMVTALGKLLRYTIDKVDRMVPLGEELAFVQSYVRIQQVRYDGKLEIIYDIEEAITEYLIPKLVLQPLVENAVYHGIEGQENGGVIWVSALKFDHELLISVRDNGKGMAQIKIDELNESISKQPSNEALRCHAGDSLGLNNIAQRIRLMYGEGGSLSIDGSPGQGLVVTISIQLLPKGD from the coding sequence ATGATAGACAAGGTACGCATTTTTTTTGGAAAAAATGTAAACCTGCGCACCAAGTTGCTCCTGTTGTTCCTGGCGCTGACGTTGCTGCCGCTAAGTTTGCAGGGATTGATGAACTACAAGCATTTCTCGAAGACGATGGATCGCAAGACCGAGCAGTTCACCATTGAACTGGTTCGCCAGATTAACGCCAATCTGAATCGGCTGCTGAAGGACTATGAGCGGTTGTCGCTCTTGCCGCTTTACGATCAGATGGTGCTTGGCATTCTGGGCAAATACAACGCTTCAATGGGGTCGGGAACATGGGCGAGGTCTGAGGATTATCTGAAAATGAATCTTTACACATCGGGTCAAGCTTATGACCGGCCCGAGATTCGGGGAATTCATCTGATCAGCAACAGCGGTATTTTGTTCTCCAATCTCGATTCACTGGCGGTCAAGCCGGTATGGGACAGCAGGCAGGATGATTGGTTTGCAGAGCTTGAAGATTCGGAAGGGACATGGCGCCTGCTTCCTCCGCATCATCCCAGCTATTACACGGGTGGTCAGCAAGAATCGTATATATCGGTGGGCAGAGTGCTTCGAGATCCGGGTACGCTCCAGCGACTGGGTTACATTCTGATTGATATCCGGCTGGAGGCCTTCGGTCAACTGTTATCCAATCTGAATTATGAGCAAGATGCAAGCCTGATGATTGTAGACAGCAAACAGCGTCTGCTGTTCGAACGGACCTCAACCGGAGGAATGTCTGCGTACGACCAGTTGCTAATGCAGGGACAGCTTCAAAGCTATGCAGGAAACCAAAAAGTTGTTCTGGATGGGCAGCCCTATCTCTATGTACAACACCATTCCAGCTATTCTGGGCTTTCGGTGATCAGTCTTACACCTATTGCTGTGATTCAAAAGGAGTCGGGTGAGATGCTCACCTTTACAATATGGTTCGCAGTGTTATGTATGGCGGGTATAGCGATTCTGGCGGTTCTGTTATCCTATCGTATTACCCGGCCGCTGATTCGACTGAAGCACCACATGATTCGGGTGGAGCAGGGAGATTTTAGCCAGCGTGTATCACACTTCAGCAGTGATGAATTCGGACAGATTAGCCGGGGCTTTAACCGAATGATGGAAGAGATTCATCGACTGTTCAATGAGGTGTTTCTGCTGGGCATTCAAGAGCGGGAGGCAGAGTTGTCAGCGTTACAAAGCCAGATGAATCCCCATTTTATATACAACACGCTGGAGTCCATTAACATGATGGCCATTCGCCAGAAGCATGCTGAGGTGTCGGACATGGTGACGGCGCTTGGCAAGCTGCTGCGCTATACGATTGATAAGGTGGACCGGATGGTTCCACTTGGAGAAGAACTTGCTTTTGTACAATCCTATGTACGCATTCAGCAGGTACGTTACGACGGCAAGTTAGAGATTATCTATGACATCGAAGAAGCAATAACGGAGTATTTGATTCCCAAGCTGGTACTGCAACCGCTGGTGGAGAATGCAGTCTACCACGGCATTGAAGGGCAGGAAAATGGAGGAGTAATCTGGGTATCTGCCTTGAAATTCGACCATGAGCTGCTGATTAGTGTGCGAGACAACGGTAAGGGTATGGCTCAGATAAAGATTGACGAGTTAAATGAGTCCATATCAAAACAGCCTTCCAATGAGGCATTACGTTGCCATGCCGGGGACAGTCTGGGGCTTAACAATATCGCCCAGAGGATTCGCCTCATGTATGGAGAAGGCGGCAGCCTAAGCATTGATGGAAGTCCCGGGCAGGGCCTGGTGGTCACGATATCCATTCAACTTCTACCGAAAGGGGATTGA
- a CDS encoding response regulator, which produces MYKVLLVEDETVIRQGLRELIVQVSSQFQVTGEASSGTEALDFLRCEVPDVLITDIRMREMDGLTLVSKARDMYPELLILIISGYGEFEYARRAMEFGVLNYLLKPIDRYELALCIQKIQLLLDRRYGISTLSIPEPSGRAEHAGGDTRKIIRDVKEHIKQHPDGDLRLQTIADLVNLNPTYLSQLFKNEIGINYSEYITEARMERAKWLLINTGLKIYDVARLSGHQSPKHFMLVFKQQVGWTAGEYRDRFSIS; this is translated from the coding sequence ATGTATAAAGTATTGCTTGTAGAGGATGAGACGGTCATCCGTCAGGGACTGAGGGAGCTGATCGTACAAGTGTCTTCTCAGTTTCAGGTAACGGGCGAAGCGTCGAGCGGTACCGAGGCACTCGATTTTCTGAGATGTGAGGTGCCGGACGTGTTAATCACGGATATCCGCATGCGTGAAATGGACGGACTAACTTTGGTAAGCAAAGCAAGAGACATGTACCCTGAATTGTTAATACTCATCATTAGCGGCTACGGCGAATTTGAATATGCACGCAGAGCAATGGAGTTTGGGGTGTTGAACTACCTGTTGAAGCCAATCGATCGTTATGAACTGGCATTATGCATACAAAAGATTCAGTTGCTGCTGGATCGCAGATACGGTATTTCAACCCTTTCTATCCCGGAGCCATCTGGGAGAGCAGAACACGCTGGTGGAGATACACGGAAGATTATTCGAGATGTGAAGGAGCACATCAAGCAACATCCTGATGGAGATCTGCGACTTCAGACGATAGCAGACCTCGTTAACTTGAACCCTACTTATTTAAGCCAGTTGTTCAAGAACGAAATAGGCATCAATTATTCCGAATACATCACGGAGGCACGTATGGAGCGGGCCAAGTGGTTGCTGATCAACACGGGTCTCAAAATCTATGATGTGGCACGGTTATCCGGGCATCAGAGCCCGAAACACTTCATGCTGGTGTTCAAGCAGCAGGTGGGATGGACCGCAGGAGAATATCGAGACCGATTCAGTATCTCTTGA
- a CDS encoding sugar ABC transporter substrate-binding protein: MKKAGLILMLVLMMMASIACTNSNSGSESGSSSGENGEVELKFMMWGNQAHMDVYNKLIADFTKENPGIKVTMESVPFAEYQQKISVLAAGGSLPDLAWVSERMVPQFKSNHILADVSEFKDDAQFKLDDYIPSTLDLFRDGDQLLGLPFSTPPVVMFYNKTLFDQAGLTDPNSLATQGKWTWEQFEESAKAITSKDVTNRVYGANFFRDWKTWAVLSSYSWSNGSGPFDEGMTTFTWNDAYGVQTFELLERMMFTDESHPKAGEQVSFDAGNVGMFFDNYSYVSKAREITDFEWSIAPMPSGSQGSVPMLGQAGYAMFNDSKHPEETKKLLKYFASEQGIQATATYFVPPRTSVLNSDAFILQPNNPSKEHIVQAVIDEMPKARLIPGHIRWQDIDNAVLQGFDRLFAKTATAEDNLKQMQEEIQSVLQP, from the coding sequence ATGAAAAAAGCAGGACTGATTCTGATGCTTGTACTTATGATGATGGCTTCAATCGCGTGCACAAACTCCAATTCCGGCAGTGAATCTGGCAGTTCAAGCGGAGAGAATGGGGAGGTCGAGCTGAAGTTCATGATGTGGGGCAATCAGGCGCATATGGATGTATACAACAAGCTGATCGCTGACTTCACGAAGGAAAATCCAGGCATCAAAGTAACAATGGAATCCGTACCTTTCGCAGAATACCAGCAAAAAATTTCGGTGCTTGCCGCCGGAGGCTCTCTTCCCGATCTCGCCTGGGTATCGGAGCGAATGGTGCCACAATTCAAGTCCAACCACATTCTGGCCGATGTATCCGAGTTCAAGGATGATGCACAGTTTAAGCTGGATGATTATATTCCAAGTACATTGGATTTGTTCCGTGATGGCGACCAACTACTGGGGCTACCTTTTTCTACACCTCCGGTGGTCATGTTTTACAATAAAACGCTGTTTGACCAAGCCGGTCTGACTGATCCAAACTCACTTGCCACCCAAGGAAAATGGACATGGGAACAGTTCGAAGAGTCCGCCAAAGCCATTACCAGCAAGGATGTGACCAACCGAGTCTATGGTGCCAACTTTTTTCGCGACTGGAAGACCTGGGCGGTGCTATCCTCCTACTCCTGGTCGAATGGAAGCGGTCCATTCGACGAAGGCATGACAACGTTCACCTGGAACGATGCCTATGGTGTACAGACCTTTGAATTGCTGGAACGCATGATGTTCACCGATGAATCACACCCGAAGGCGGGCGAACAGGTCAGCTTTGATGCGGGTAATGTGGGCATGTTCTTTGATAATTACAGCTATGTTTCCAAAGCAAGGGAGATTACGGATTTTGAATGGAGCATCGCTCCTATGCCTTCCGGTTCTCAAGGCAGTGTGCCGATGCTGGGGCAGGCCGGATATGCCATGTTCAACGACAGCAAACATCCAGAGGAAACGAAGAAGCTGTTGAAGTATTTTGCCAGTGAGCAGGGGATTCAGGCGACAGCCACCTACTTTGTGCCTCCGCGTACCTCTGTTCTGAACTCAGATGCATTCATTCTTCAGCCGAATAATCCGAGCAAAGAGCATATCGTGCAGGCGGTCATTGATGAAATGCCAAAAGCGCGCTTAATCCCCGGTCATATCCGTTGGCAGGATATCGACAATGCGGTATTGCAGGGATTTGACCGACTGTTTGCAAAGACAGCGACAGCTGAGGATAACCTGAAACAAATGCAGGAAGAGATCCAAAGTGTGTTACAACCCTAA
- a CDS encoding sugar ABC transporter permease: protein MTHSRKRKRGGPLAREAQIAGWLFVSPMVLGFTLLLLFPMGLALYMSLTDWPLLGDHHFIGLENYRNIMTDAMFWKVLANTIYFTVGLVPLNIVLALLLALLLSRNLRGIGIFRTAIFVPVMTSLIVWAIVWKLMYATESGLINQLLLMLGIKGPAWLYNQDLAMPAVIVTSVLKNVGLNMVLFIAAIQQVPRSLYEAATLDGAGKRGTFFHVTLPMITPTVFLTVVMTVIGSLKVFGQIYVMTQGGPSNSTKVLVYYIWEKAFKLFQFGYASALAYVLFFIVLILTLLQWQLRKRWVFNEGDA, encoded by the coding sequence TTGACCCATTCACGCAAACGCAAAAGAGGGGGGCCGCTCGCCAGAGAGGCCCAGATCGCAGGTTGGCTGTTTGTATCGCCGATGGTGCTTGGGTTTACCCTGTTGCTGTTGTTTCCCATGGGTCTCGCGTTATACATGAGCCTGACCGATTGGCCGCTGCTGGGGGATCATCATTTTATTGGATTGGAGAATTACCGGAATATTATGACAGACGCGATGTTCTGGAAAGTGCTTGCCAATACGATCTATTTCACAGTGGGGCTGGTGCCGCTTAATATTGTGCTCGCTCTGCTGCTCGCGTTGCTGCTATCCAGAAATCTGCGGGGCATCGGAATTTTCCGAACAGCGATCTTTGTTCCGGTCATGACCTCGTTGATCGTATGGGCCATCGTGTGGAAGCTGATGTATGCGACAGAGTCTGGATTGATTAATCAGCTTCTGTTGATGCTGGGCATTAAGGGTCCGGCCTGGCTTTACAATCAGGATCTGGCGATGCCTGCGGTGATTGTGACAAGTGTGCTGAAAAATGTCGGTCTGAATATGGTGCTGTTCATTGCAGCCATTCAGCAGGTACCGCGTTCACTGTATGAAGCGGCAACATTAGACGGGGCGGGCAAGAGGGGAACCTTCTTTCACGTCACGCTGCCCATGATCACGCCAACCGTATTTTTGACTGTAGTCATGACCGTGATTGGTTCACTCAAAGTATTCGGGCAGATCTATGTGATGACACAGGGCGGGCCGAGCAACAGCACCAAGGTATTGGTTTATTATATCTGGGAAAAAGCATTCAAATTATTTCAGTTTGGCTATGCTTCTGCTCTCGCATATGTACTGTTCTTTATCGTGCTAATTCTGACGCTGCTGCAATGGCAGCTCCGAAAGAGGTGGGTATTCAATGAAGGCGATGCCTAG
- a CDS encoding carbohydrate ABC transporter permease, protein MKAMPSPSGRKIGSTLGTYLLLTLISLIMIVPFIWMISTSFKEPQSIFTYPPQWIPEPFRFQNYIDVFRLIPFHRFYWNSIYISALVVLGTVFFASLAGYAFAKIPFKGRNVVFLILLSAMMIPHEVTAIPMFLFMRQLGWIDTHLPLILLPIFGAGGVFGIFVMRQFFITVPTELEEAAMIDGCNRFRIYARIMLPIAKPGMATLTIFTFVTIWNEFFDPLIFINSRELMTLPLGLSLFTDEVGTAWQYLMSATVMATLPLLIVFFLAQRRFIEGVAMTGLKE, encoded by the coding sequence ATGAAGGCGATGCCTAGTCCTTCGGGGCGGAAGATAGGAAGTACTCTGGGGACGTATTTGTTGCTGACCCTGATTTCGCTCATTATGATTGTGCCATTTATCTGGATGATATCGACATCATTCAAGGAACCCCAGAGCATATTCACCTATCCACCGCAGTGGATACCGGAACCATTCCGATTTCAGAACTACATCGATGTCTTTCGATTGATTCCGTTTCACCGTTTTTATTGGAACAGTATCTACATTTCTGCGTTGGTTGTGCTGGGAACAGTATTTTTTGCCTCTCTCGCCGGCTATGCATTCGCCAAAATTCCGTTTAAGGGACGTAATGTGGTATTTCTCATCCTGCTGAGTGCGATGATGATTCCCCATGAGGTGACAGCGATTCCGATGTTTCTGTTCATGCGGCAGCTGGGGTGGATTGATACCCATCTTCCGCTGATATTATTGCCGATCTTTGGCGCGGGTGGTGTGTTTGGCATCTTTGTGATGCGGCAGTTCTTCATTACGGTGCCAACGGAACTGGAGGAAGCGGCGATGATTGATGGTTGCAACCGATTCCGGATATATGCGCGAATTATGCTGCCCATTGCCAAGCCGGGTATGGCTACGCTGACGATCTTTACGTTTGTGACGATCTGGAATGAGTTTTTTGATCCGTTGATATTCATTAACTCGCGTGAGCTGATGACACTGCCATTGGGTTTGTCTTTGTTTACAGATGAAGTAGGTACAGCATGGCAATATCTGATGAGTGCCACCGTCATGGCAACCTTGCCACTGTTAATTGTTTTTTTCCTGGCACAACGGCGCTTCATTGAGGGGGTTGCCATGACGGGACTGAAAGAGTAA
- a CDS encoding FAD-dependent oxidoreductase, translated as MKKEEADVVIVGGGPAGIAAAIAAGRQGIRTVLVERYGFVGGMSTAAMVYPWMTFHTERGEQVIKGIAQEIVDRLQARGGSPGHLRDTVGFVHTVTPYHPAIFQVIAAEMLQEVGVRLLLHSFVDEVVVVEDRVEAVRVTNKSGRMEFQANVFVDSSGDADLAYLAGASVAKGRDGDHQSQPMTMKFRMRGVDLGRVKQYMLEHPEDFYVKTPFAELDSIPLTGVSGFYSQWKKAGVPINRDQVLFFTGPAEDEVLINCTRVQGLDATDAEDLTSAEQEGRKQVLMIAEFLQRDVPGFERASISAVAPQIGIRESRRIIGHYALTQVDVVAGRKFDDVIARSGYPIDIHDPSGQGVVAAFIEGDGAYDIPYRCLISRNIRNLLAAGRCISTTHEAHATTRLTPSCMATGEAAGTAAALTVKMMLDPVELPIALLQAELRHNGAAI; from the coding sequence ATGAAAAAGGAAGAAGCAGATGTCGTTATTGTGGGAGGGGGCCCTGCGGGTATAGCGGCAGCCATTGCGGCTGGACGACAGGGTATACGAACAGTGTTGGTGGAGCGATATGGATTCGTTGGCGGGATGTCAACTGCTGCTATGGTTTATCCCTGGATGACTTTCCATACGGAGCGCGGTGAGCAGGTTATTAAAGGTATTGCGCAGGAGATTGTGGATCGATTGCAGGCACGTGGCGGCTCCCCGGGGCATCTGCGTGATACGGTTGGGTTTGTGCATACCGTCACGCCGTACCATCCAGCCATCTTTCAGGTGATTGCAGCAGAGATGTTGCAGGAGGTTGGTGTCCGGCTGTTATTGCACAGCTTTGTGGACGAGGTGGTCGTTGTAGAGGATCGGGTGGAAGCGGTGCGAGTGACCAACAAATCTGGAAGAATGGAATTCCAGGCGAATGTATTTGTGGATTCAAGCGGGGATGCGGACCTGGCTTATCTTGCGGGTGCTTCTGTGGCAAAAGGACGAGACGGGGATCATCAGTCACAGCCGATGACCATGAAATTCCGCATGCGTGGTGTCGATCTTGGACGAGTGAAACAATACATGCTGGAGCACCCGGAGGATTTCTATGTGAAAACTCCTTTTGCTGAACTGGACAGCATTCCGTTAACCGGGGTGAGTGGTTTCTATTCCCAGTGGAAAAAAGCAGGTGTGCCGATTAATCGCGATCAGGTGTTGTTTTTTACCGGACCGGCAGAGGATGAAGTGCTGATTAATTGTACCCGAGTGCAGGGGCTCGATGCGACAGATGCCGAGGATCTGACCTCTGCGGAACAGGAAGGCCGGAAGCAGGTGCTGATGATTGCTGAGTTTTTGCAGCGTGATGTGCCTGGATTCGAACGGGCTTCGATCTCGGCGGTAGCGCCGCAGATTGGTATCCGTGAATCCAGGCGGATTATAGGTCATTACGCTTTGACCCAGGTGGATGTGGTTGCAGGACGGAAATTTGACGATGTAATTGCCAGAAGTGGTTATCCGATTGATATTCATGACCCTTCGGGTCAAGGCGTTGTGGCTGCCTTTATAGAAGGAGATGGGGCGTACGATATTCCGTATCGCTGTCTGATCTCTCGCAATATCCGCAATCTGCTGGCGGCAGGACGCTGCATCTCCACCACACATGAGGCGCATGCAACGACAAGGTTGACTCCAAGCTGTATGGCTACCGGGGAGGCGGCAGGGACAGCGGCTGCACTAACAGTGAAGATGATGCTGGACCCGGTGGAACTGCCGATCGCGCTGTTACAGGCGGAATTACGTCACAACGGAGCGGCGATCTAG
- a CDS encoding amino acid ABC transporter permease yields the protein MDFSGAYAWPNLRFLLHGFLITLQVAGLSIILSFVLGTLLGTIRFTRIPVLSQIVAVIVDTIRNLPLLLIIFFIHMVLPQLGIKMSVFWSTVVGLSLFEGAMIAEIVRSGLKSVERGQVEAARSSGLSYMQTLGGIIMPQALRRMSPPMVSQFISLLKDTSLAIIISLPELMHNVQILGGQSFDYIIPALLLAAVLYFAINYALSIVARRLEARMN from the coding sequence ATGGACTTTAGCGGGGCCTATGCGTGGCCCAACCTTCGTTTCCTGCTCCACGGATTCCTGATCACCCTGCAGGTAGCAGGGCTATCCATTATACTCAGCTTTGTGCTCGGCACCTTGTTGGGTACAATCCGGTTTACCCGTATCCCTGTTCTGTCACAGATCGTGGCAGTGATCGTGGATACGATCCGGAATCTGCCGCTGCTGCTCATCATTTTCTTCATCCACATGGTACTTCCACAGCTCGGGATTAAAATGTCCGTCTTCTGGTCCACGGTCGTTGGACTGAGTCTGTTTGAAGGCGCGATGATCGCCGAGATCGTCCGTAGCGGTCTGAAGTCCGTTGAGCGCGGTCAAGTAGAAGCCGCCCGCTCCTCGGGCCTCAGCTACATGCAGACACTCGGTGGCATCATCATGCCACAGGCGCTACGTCGCATGTCCCCGCCGATGGTCAGCCAGTTCATCTCACTCCTGAAGGATACTTCACTGGCGATCATCATCTCTCTGCCGGAGTTGATGCACAACGTGCAGATCCTTGGCGGTCAAAGTTTCGATTACATTATCCCGGCCCTGCTGCTCGCAGCCGTACTGTATTTTGCCATCAACTACGCGCTGTCCATTGTCGCAAGGCGACTTGAGGCACGGATGAATTGA